The window ACACGTGAGTCATCGATGGAATAACATGGGTGCAGGGAGAGACACAGCACCTGGCTTTTGCCTTGCCCCTTGGATGGGGCAGGTTGGGGTTTCATGTGTGTTTTGGATCAACAGGCAGCAAGGAAGGAATCTGAACTCCAGATACACGCTGCTCACCCCAGCGTCGCTGCTAAACCGGGatgggctgctgggctggggtcaTGCTGAGAATTGTCTTCCAGCTGGGACCTATTGCAACTGGAAAGGTGTCAGGTCCGTCCCCTCTGTGCACCCCATCAGGATCGGgggggctggatttgggactggctgggctctgcacaCCCTGGATACGGATGGCGAGCAGGCTGCAGTGCTCCTGGAAGCAGAGCAGAGTGGAGGCCTGGGCTCCAGCCCGGTCAGCAGAGGAATCTGCACACGCAGACAGGATCACTGCAATTGCTGGTGGCTGAGTGAGCAACTTTGCAGGCTTCCTCATCCCCTTGCCCTGAATGTCAGCTTTGAattttcttgctatttttaGGCATGgttcataaaaaaaacccaaaaaaccaaaacaaaaaagacaccGAGGAGTACCCCTCCCTTCTCGCTTTGCAGGGCTCTGTGCCCCATGAATATTGCAAGGCTGTGGATTACTGTACCTGTGCAGGGATggagacagagggacagagggacagggcagggaagaGAAAGAGGTCATGCAAAAAACATGACATTGCAAGCAGAATGGGTTAGAATGTAAaagatttattaatttaatcCAAAGCATTAAAAGGTCATGTATTAATCAAAGAGATGCTTAAAACTGTCAAAGTCCTTTGTCAGGTTTGAAGTGCATCTCTATAGTtatcataaaatatatatatcagTCTGGCGtggagccccaggcagggctggaggaggatgaggagctgaaTGAGGCACTTTGCAGGGGGATGGAcgccccccagccctgccaggctcccGTGGGTGCCCAGCAGCCCCGCACTGAACCGGGTGCCTTGCGGGTCATCCCGCTTGTCCCCAGGCCTGGGTTGGTTCCCTCTCAGGTCAGGTTCGTGCCCTGTGCTGGTTTGGGGGTTGTGTTTGGTGAGTTTGGGGTAGAGGTGGACGCGGTGGGTTTGGGAGCGGGGTCCCCCACTTGTCACCGTGGGCTCGTGCGGCTCCAGCCATGGCAGTGGGCATCGGGGCGGGCGAGCTGTGCCCGTGCCCCTCTTGTCACAGCTCCGCCAGcgctcagccctgccaggatTTCTTTTTCGCTGGGGGGGTGGGTGGCGGGGGCGGGTCCCCGGGGCCACCCGGGTCACCCTGGCACCCTGTCCCAGCCAAGTGCTGTGTCAGCAGCGTTGGCGTGGACTTACGCTACCATCTAGCGGCTGCTTTGCCACCGCTGTCCCTGGCTCAGTGCGTGTCCCCGCaagccgccccctccccaccccgtGAAGCCCCCCGTGACCAGGAGCAGGGTGGGCTGCGTGGCTTCTCCTCCGGAACGCTGTGGCTGGCTGGACTGGGGGGGTGGTGGCAGCTGTCACCCCGAAAGCCACCGGGTCCCCGGGGTGGGAGCAGGGGGTAAGGAAGCTGCGGGGTGCTGGGGGGAGATCTGGGGGCGCGGGGGTAGAGGcgaggaggcagaggaaggtgTTTGATGCTTTGCTGGGATATAGGAGTTGCCGTTGTGGGGAGCGCAGTCCAGAGAGCCtgatggggttttgggggggtggggggatgTTCTGCCCCTCCAACGTCTGTGGAGAATTGGGCCCAGCCAGGTTTTGCCTCCATAAAGGCAACTGCGGTGGAAGAGCCCAATTCATCCCCCAATTCCAGCAGCCGGCTGCCCCggagcagcagcaaaaccatTCCCGGTTTCTCCCAATAAAACCATTTCTGAGCAGCCCCGTGGCCAGCAGAGCAAGGCTCTcgctgtgccccctccccaccccggTGTTTGCTCTGTCACCCGACCATTCCCACACCCAGCAAACCACcgtccccaaatcctgctgctcccccatTGCTGTCACAGATGCTGCCGTTGTCAGTGCACAGCTCTCCCTAATTATCTGTTGTTTTTCCACGGAAAAAGGTGTCCCCTCACAGTGactggtgctgagctgctgggcGATTGCAGATAAATCCgtccgtgcctcagtttcccctctggGGGGACAGTTCCTGCAGGCCTGGACCAGCAGGCTCAAGCCTGGTCAAGTCTAAACCCACATTTTTGGCCATTTTCCACTGTTGTCTGGCCGGTGCTGCCGCGGAGATGTGGCTCCGATCCACGACCCAGGAACTCTGCGGGTTCTgccagtccctggggagctgagccagggggcacagggacaaACCCCCGCCCTGCCGCGGGTGGGGACGGCTCCTTCCCGGTCACGggggctccagcagcatctGGGGGCTCGGGGCCCCGGGGAGGGGGCGATGCTGCGGCTGCCTCGTGCCAGGCTCCGGCCATCTGCAGCTCCCCACGCCCGTGCCCCGCACCGGGGGCTCGCTGGCTCCGGAGCCCCGGCCGGGCGGGGTGTGCGGGCAGGAGCGGAGCTCCGCACAGGGGGATGAGGGTCCTGCGGAGCATCGGGGACACCTGCTGACGCTGGATTCAGCTTCGGGCGCTGGGCAGGGCagtggtgctgagctgctctgtcccctctgcaggtgctgcagggacCAACGAGGCGGGAGGGGAAGGGGCCAGAGCAGagcccccagctctgagctttgCTCTTCCCTTCAAAATCCCGGCTCAAGCTCTTAAGCAAAAATGAGACTGCAGCACCTCTTTCCCACCTCCCCATCGCTTCTGGCCCCAGGGCGGACCCTgctgggagcggcaggagctctgtgaaggGCTCCGgggctccctgtgcccacccaCATTCGTCTCTTCCCCGCGATCAATATCGCTCAGCATCAACATAAAATCGATgcccctcccctgcccagcctgtggTCACCCCGCAGCCAAATCCTTTCCGCCCCTCACCCCTCCTGGGGGCACCagtgctggcagaggggaaggaCAGAAGGATGGGGACCAGGACGGGGTCCCTCCCTTCAGCCCCTTCACACGGGGACCTGCAGGGCCCCACTCCCTGTCCCCAAGAGCCTTCTCGGTCGTGACAGCAGAACGGGGGACGCACTCTGATGACACGGCCGTGATTGCACCGGGATTGCGGTGACACAACTGCGTGGAAAAGCAGGTGGCAAATCCACACGGGTCCTGACCCGCTCCTGCCACCGGCACTGCTGGGGACAAGGGGCCTTGGCTGGGGACACGGAAGAGTGGCATCATTTCAAGTCGGGAGCTGGACAGACAATGGTGGGATCAGCCCTGCTGAACGCATGAGCAGGCAGGAATGGGCaggaatgggcagggaaagggcaGGAATGGGCAGGAACAGGGCAGGAACAAGGCAGGAAAGGGCAGGAATGGGCAGGAACAGGGCAGGAGTGGGCAGGAATGGGCAGGAATGGGCAGGAATGGGCAGGAACAAGGCAGGAATGGGCAGGAAAGGGCAGGAATGGGCAGGAATGGGCAGGAGCAAGGCAGGAATGGGCAGGAACAGGGCAGGAATGGGCAGGAGCAAGGCAGGAATGGGCAGGAACAGGGCAGGAATGggcaggaaagggaaggaacaGGGCAAGAATGGGCAGAACAGGGATGGAgttggggctggcagagctggagctcagcACACCAGAGGTCCAGAAGCACCTCTCAGTCCATTGCTCCCTGGATGGGGTTGGCCCCCCAGGCCAACCCTGGTCTATGAAACCTCCAGCTGAAATTAAAGGAAGACTTTAATCACTGGGGATGAATCACAAGTGGACCCTGTCCAGCGCCAGTGTCAGGGGGTaccccagccctgctttgtCTCAGTGCCTGGGTATGGATTGGGGTTTGTCTGAAGGGCTTTTTGTCCCCTCCCATggtggacagggacagcacatgTCCCTATGGCTGTGGGGAAACATTGTGTGGGCAAGATGTGTGCCACACCCAGAGGGAGTGGgtttggggtgctgggagggtgggtttggggtgctgggagggTGCCAGAGCCTGTGTATGACAAACATGGGGATGACAGTGACAGTGCCGTGGCCAtggggtgtccctggctgtgtccctcaGGGTCCAGCCACGGGTGTGGGGTGGCCAGAGCCGATGGCCACAATCTGGCAccggggctgtgcctggggctgcccGGTGCCAACCACCTCCTCTCCTCGGCTGTCCCTGCCACACAatctgctctgtccccagccctgggcagcctgccaCCCTGCCTGGTTGGGGGCCCGGCCCTTCcccagggatttttccctggGATGGGGAAGCAGGGGCACATCCAGCGCTGTTCCACTGCTCCACCATGGACCCGCGGGATCCAAAGTCCTTGTAGGAGGTGGGGTGAAGCAGGAGCTGTAGAGATGCCTGGTGGTACCCAGGGATGGTGGTGTGTTCCCAAGCCTCCTGGTATGTCCCCAACCACCTCAGCATATTCCCTAAGTCCCTGGtatgtccccaaaccccctgcccCCCTCCCCATATGCCCAGCATTTTCCCCATAGCCTGACCCCCACGGGCTGGGGTGGGGGCCAGTCCCTCCTTCCCATCAGTGCTGAGGAATTCATTACCGGCACAGCTGGGCCCTGCTGGGGAGGCCAAGCTACAAGGAAAATTAacctcttcctccccagcctgcaagcacagcctgggccccgtccctgtcacagctggcAGGAAACGACTCTTGGGGAGtgctggggggctgtggggtgctCTGCATGGGGGCAGCTTTGCAAACCCAAATGCTTTCCAACCCAGCGTTTCCAGGCTGTTATTCGCAAGGGAAGTTGCTGTGTCTCCTCCACACATGGCCTTGGGGGCAGGGGGACTTTCTGTGCTCACCCCCCTGGAGGAGGGACCCCAAACCTGtgtcctggggctggagggggtgAGGGGGCATCACTCAGTCCTGGCTTGGCTGAACTTGGAAGCCCCCCCAAGGGGATGGGtgttcccaccccaaatcctctaGGTCAGTGTTGTCCCTGCAGCTCTCACCACCCCTCAGTCTCTcttggggcagagcaggggcagaaggagctgggctGCCCCCAGTTTGTTagaaaggttttatttctctgtatttacagacttcataaaaaaaccaacaacaacaaatccctcccctgcccttccctccccctccaTGGCACTGTCtacccacagccctgccctaGGGGTGTTGGGAGGGTTTCtggctgtggggcacagggctgggacccCACTCAAGAATGGGAGTGCCTGGAGAGGCAGCAGGTAGGGTGTCACCCTCCCCCCTGAAGCCCTTACATTCACACTGACACCCCCAGGCCTCCTTAATTCCCGGTGCAGAGCGTTGAGCCATGACCTCCCCCCGTGCGGTGGGGCTGACCCCGTCCCGTACCCTCATCTGCCCCCGCAGGGCAGGAGGGAACAGCCCCTGgggcagagctgtcccctgCCAGGGTCCCCCCAGCTCCTCATggcccctgtccccccagcacAAGCGGAGCTGGCTGTATGGCTTTCAGGACTTGGCTGTGCTGTAAAGCAGAGGAGGTGAGGCAGGGGACAAAGGGGTCCCCCAAATACTGGGATCCCTTGGTAGGGGCTGCTTGGTGGAGACATATAAAATCTTATAAATAAAAGGAGATATAACGGGAGGGAGGGTTGAGATGACCTCCCACAGGTCAGTGCcaggtttttggggggctgaAACCCacccagctgtgctcccagaAGAGATGGGGAGCTCCCCCCAAGCCCTCTGCTACTGTGGTTCTGGGGGTGTCTGGAGGGCTCATGGGGGTTCCCCACGGTCCCCCCTGCAGCCAAAGCCCTTCTCAGGTTCAAAGCTGGGTGTGAAGACAATAAAGGGAGTGGGGTAAGGTGGGTCTGGGGCACACAGTTTTGTCTCCTCTCTGTCCAACATCCTTGTGCAAAGCTCTGTGTcctccctgggcaccctgagcaCTGCAATGCAAAGACATTTGGGGGGGCACAGCCAAAGGAAGCAACGACctctaaagaaaaaaggagattcACCCCAAAGCCACCCCGGAGCTTCCTGGGGGTGCCAGCATGGGTCACTGGTTGTCCCCGGGCTGGTACTGGGGCTCGGTGGCAGTGAAATAATCCTCGAGGAAGGACTGGAGGTACTCAAAGGTGGGGCGTTCCTCAGGTTCCCTCTTCCAGCACTGCACCATCACCTCATGCAGGGACGGGGGGCAGCTCCCCGGGCACTGCATGCGGTACCCCCgctccacctgctccagcacctctcGGTTGTTCATCCCTGTGTGACAAGGACAACCCCCCGCTCAGTGACAGCACCCCCATGGGCCAGCCagcggggaaactgaggcacacaGTGGGTTGGGAAAGAGCCCAGTTTAGCATTGGTCTCTCtggtggggaaactgaggcatgggACAAGCGAGGGAGGGTCAGCCCCTCTCTGTGCTTTGCCCAGCCCACTCCAGGGGTGCCCCTGCCCCAGTGCCCATACCTGGGTAGGGCACCCGGCCTTTGGTCACCAGCTCAGTCAGGAGGATGCCAAAGGACCAGACGTCGGACTTGATGGTGAACCTCCCAAAAAGCGCAGCCTCCGGAGCCGTCCACTTGATGGGGAACTTGGCACCTGCAAGGGGAGACAGgtgagccatggctggggctgCACCTACACCTAGGGTACCCCACACCTGGGGCACccacatctggggacaccccacacctgggacaccccacaCCAGAGGCACTGTCACCTGAAGTGCCCTGTACTGGGGGTGTCCTGAACCTGGGGTGCCTGAAAGGGGGGCACCctgcactggggacacccagcaCCCATAAATCCTCTGCCAGGGGCAGCTCACACAGGGGACACCCGGCACCCAAGGCACTCTGCACTGGGGTATGCTGCACCTGGGGCACCCATCACTTGGGCCATCCATCAGTCAGAGCAGCCATGCCCTGGGGCACCTGTCCTCTGGGACACCCATACCCCGGGGTGATCCAAGGTATCCATCACCTAAAACACCCATAAATTTGGGGCATCCATTGCCCAGGTGACTCAGCCCCAGGGATGACCATCTCCAGGCTCCGGGGCACAAGAGGGAGGACAGAGAGCAGGAGTTCCCACCCTGCCGCGCCGTGTACTCATCGTCCTCGATGAGGCGAGCGAGGCCGAAGTCAGCGATCTTGCACACGAGGTTGTCCCCCACCAGGATGTTGGCAGCACGGAGATCCCGGTGGATGTAGTTCATCCGCTCAATGTACGCCATGCCCGCCGCAATCTTGGGGGGATGAAGCAGTGGTGAGGCCCCAGCACACCCTGGGGCTGCACCCCCACCCCGCACCAGCCCCCCGGTACCTGGGCAGCCATGTCCACCAGCTGGGGCAGCTTCAGGTAGCGACCATCCCCGTCCTTCAGGAAATCCAACAAGCTCCCTGCAGGCAGAAGGAGTCTCCatcaaaaacccccaaaaacccaaggCTGCCCTCCCCTGTgagccccctgccctggcaccttgCCCAAGCTCACCCTGGCTCATGAACTCGGTGACAATGTAGATGGGCTCCTCCGACACCACGGCGTAGAGCTGCACCAGCTTGTCGTGCCGCAAGCGCTTCATGATCTGAGCCTCCTCCAGGAAAGCCTCAGGGGACATGGTCCCTGGCTTCAGCGTCTTCACCGCCACCTTGGTGGTGCCATTCCATGTGCCTGGGTTGGGGACACAGAGTCACCACGAGCCCAGGGGACAGCCAGCCCAGGATGGAGGGGTGTGTGGACGGAGGGGTGTGGGGGTGCATGCTTGTGTggctggatggatggatggatggatggatggatggatggatggatgggcaaGGAATCAGGGCAGGGCAAGGAAGGGATCTCTTGGTGGGCATTGTGATCCCATTGCATCCCCCACCCAGAAGAACGAGTTCCCCTCACCCCGACCAACCTCACCCCATTCCCAAAGCCTTCAAGGATTCTGTGCCAAGTTTCCATTTCCCGCACACAAGTGGGTACCACCTGGCACCCTGTGATGTTCCCTGCCAGGACAGAACcaggctcctcctgccccctgTGCTCCCCCACCCCCGGCTGGCTGGGCCAGCCTTACCCATCCACACGGCTCCGAAACATCCCATGCCAAGTTTCCCGTCGAGGGTGATGGATTCCCGCGCTATCTCCCAGGCGTCCTTAGCTAATCCCAGGGTCTGTGGCTTCACAGCAGGGCACGGGTGGGTGAGCAGATGGCACAACCCGTCGTTGTACTCTGCGGGGCAtggggggcaggcagggaggaggaggaaggggatgTGATGGGATGAAGGCAGCATGCATGAGTAGAGGAAGCAGGGGATGACAGAGGAAGAGGATGACGAAGGTGGGACCCCCTGGCCTGGTCTTGTGGTCCCATCTGCAGCAGGGGTCTGCTTGCCCATGCAGAGGTGACATGGGGCATCTTGGGGTACCCGTTGTGAGCCCAGAGCAGGACATAATTCCTCATGCCAGCAAATCGGAGTGACTCAGCCTGTCCTGGCAGGTGTGAGCTTTTCCCGGTGGGGTGCCAGGCCTGGGGGTACCCCCACGTCTCCCCTGCCTCTTGCCCTGGCTTGCCCACCAGGCCCTACCCATCCAGACTTCCCCGAACTGCCCATTTCCCAGCTTCTTGAGGAGCTGGAGGGATTCACGGGGGATCTCccacacatctttggttttgaCTGAGAGGTCGGCCAGTTTGGGGGTTCCCTTGTGGCACGGCACGGCCAGGcggcagcacagcccagctgcccGCTCTGCAGGGGGACAGGAGTCAGTGTGGACCCCCACCAGCCCCTTGCTcccctcccaccatcccagacATCACCAAGGCTCCTGTATCACCCAGCCACCCCCAACATACAAATGCATCCCCCTCCACCTGCCCCAAGGACAGCTCCACACCCCCTCGGCTGGGCAGGACCCCCAGTCCCTCCAGCCACACCCAGGGAGTGGGTGATGCCCACCCTCTGCAGACCACGGGAACTCCCTGCACCCTGGGCATGGCAAAGGGGAGGCTCCCAGGGAGTCCCTTAATGCCACCGACAGAGCAGCCCCCTCCTTCCCCGGCGCAACCCCGTCAGCCCAGTCTCTTACCAAAGCATCTTCTGAGCTTTCCCTACTGCTCTTTTTGCCCCCCCTTTGCGCCCCTCACCCCACCCTACCTATATAGTGCTGGACCAGCTGCTGGACCGTGCTGAACTGGGCACGGGTGGTGATGTAGTACCCCCCGCTATCCAGCTTCCGGATCTTATAGTGCTTCACGTGGTCTCCCTTGGCCTCATCCCAGTCCCGGATGGAGAGGGAGTAGGCACCTACGTGGGGATACTGGtcagggagggatttggggcacagcccctggtgtccccacccctgtccccgtACCTTTGGTTGTCTCACTCTCCCGAATGAGGAAGGTGCCTCTGCAGTTGGTGTGGCACAGGAGCTGCCGCTCTGCGTCTTTGCGCCCGATCTTCCCAAAGTACCACCTGCCAGGGTGATGGGCTCAGTGCCAGGAAGGCACCACCGAGGGGACCACGGAAGCCCCATGCCAGCACTGTGGCACTGCCGGGGCTCACAGGGACATCTGGGCCTGaggcaggtggggctggggttTGTCTCCATCCCTTTTCCCTCGCTACTCACTCTTCTGCCTGGATGGAGTCCACAGGGGCCACGTAGTTGCTGGGGATGTAGCCCGTGGCACCCGAGCTCAGTGACCTGGCCTCCCACCAGTcccccctccctgggcagggaaacAGAACATGGAGgaggagggacagacagacagactccTCACCCTGGCCACAGCAGGGCCAGACCCGCTCTGCCCCAGCCGTCTCTGCTGAGACCGCTCCACTCGTGACACGGGGCCCTGGAGCCGAGCGGGGCAGCCCAGGCGGAGCTCGGGTCCCCAGCCCGGGTCCTGCGGGGGGACCCAGGGCACAAACGCACCCCCCCAGGTGGCAtgtgggtgctgggggtggCAGGAGGCCCGGGGGCGCTCACGTGTTGTTGATGATGTGAAATTTCTCCCCTTTCTGGAATGACAAGTCATCCTCCGTCCTGGCCTCATAGTCGTACAGGGCGATGAAGAGCGTCACCCCCCCGCCTGTGGCACACGGAGGGGACCACGGTGACCCCAGAGTCCAGGGGTGCGGGTGGACACCTCTCCCCATCACCCAGCCACCCCGCTGACCTGCGATGCCCCCGCTCCGCGTTTGCAGCACGTTGGAGGTGAAGCCGCCCGGCTCCGCAAAGGACGGGGCCAGGGGCACCGCTGGCCCCTGGAAGTTGTTGAAGTCGGGGATGCGGGTGAAGGCGGCCCCTGGCTGCGTGGGGTCGGGGTCGTACTGGGAGGCAGGGGGCTGGAGGGagcctccctctccccctgcctGCCCTTTGCCAGCCCCCTTCTCTTTGCAGGGCACACAGCCCATCCCGGGCACCGCCTGTGGGACAGAGGGTCCGTGAGCCCGGCAGGGCGCGGGGTGCGCACCCATGGCTGCGGGCGCTGGGTGCACCCCGCCGGCCCCGGGGGGCTCTGCCACCCCCCAGCTTGGCGAACTGGACACCAGGGGGGCACTGGGGTCCCCGTGGGCACCGCCAGAGGCACCGCTGCAAAGAGGGCTGCGCTGCCCAGGGGACCCCACGTCCCCCTGGCACCCGTGGGTGCTCCACGGCGGCTCCACTCACTGCGACGGCTCCTCAGGTCACTTCAGCTGCTCCATGTCACTTCAGGGAGGAGAAGAGTCACCTGTGGACACCAGGGAGGGCATCAGGTGTGGGGAAACACCCTTGCCATGGGCTGTAACACCCCTCCATGGGATAAAATAACCCTGTACaggctgcagcacctctgcaTGGACTGCAATACCCCTTCCAGGGCTGAAACACCCCTGCACATGCTGAAACACTTCTGGCAAGGGATAAAATACCCCTGAATAGATTGAAACACCCCACAAGAGGATGTAACACCCCTGCCACGGGCTATAACACCTCTACACGGGCTGCAACACCACTGACTTGGACTGCAACACCACTTGCGTTGGCTGTAGCATCCCTGCATGAGTTACaacagccctgcacagaccGAAGCACCCATGCACAGGCTGTAATACCCCTGCAGGAGCCAGAACACCCCTGCATGGGCTACAACATCCTGTCAAAGGCTGCAACCCCCCTGCGTGAGTTACAATGATCTGCGTGATCTGCAACACCCCCACAAAGCTGTAACATTCCTCCAAGGGCTGCGGCAGGCTGAAGCCACATCCTCAAGtgtgtttttttctcactgTGTCCTCACCACACCGCTCACGTCCTCTCAGGGCATCTGCATCCctgaggctgaaggggagccaGACCAAGGAGCCCCCAAAGCGCCCCCATCCCCACAGCCTCAGCTTGGCAGGGAGTGGGGGTTTCGGGGAGAAAGGTCCCCGCTCACATCGCTGTGGTCAGGACAGGCTCCTCCAGCCGCATGTGGTGAGAAGGTGtcacagaggaggaggaaatgggaTCTCTCCTGTCACGGCTGTAAGGAGAcatccatccccagccctgtctTTGTCCTAGCTGCCGGGCACCCACCCACACCAGTCTGCCCAGTCTGCACTGCAGCGTGCTGAAGGTCACTCTGTCTCCAGCTGAGAGCAGAGGCAAGGAGCAGGAAGGTGTCCTGTCCTCTGCACTCCACTGAGCAGGAGGAGAcaaaggttttggggtggatgaGATGTTTCAGGCAGGTTTTCCCAGTCATTGATTCCCTTTCCTCACACTCAGTAGGGTTGGAAAGAGCCCAGCTCTCCCCTTCCATCTCTGTTTTCCACACTGGTAGTGTGGCAAGGCCACAGCCATTGCTGACAGGGCAGCGTTGCCAAATCTGAGGAAACTCGGCTGGTTGGGGATTTTATTCCTGATGATAATTAATGGCTATTTAAACTAATGAACAACCCTGGCTTTCACAAATCCAGTTCCCCCCTGGGTGGGAATCACCCACCCACCACATTTAGAAACTTCCCATTTTGCTGAATTTCAATGCTGACCAAGCAGTGGAGCTGCCACGgctgccagcagggatggggacggCAAGGAGCATCTTCCAGGCAAGTGCAACCCCCCAGCATCGCAGCATCAAGGCTTCAGGTGCTGTGCAGCAGCATTGCACCCAGgcctccctttccctgcacATCCAAGAGCCCCCTGAGCTCACCCCAGGGTggcccagagccatcccctcgCGCTGGCCATGGGAAGGGGACGCAGCTGCTGCCGTGGCTGCCGGTTGCACGGTGGTGTCTGGCTCCAGCTTGCCCAAAAAGGAGCTGCTTGGAGCCGGGGAGCAGATGGCAACTGAGCCCTTCCCGCCTTGGCTCCCCCAGTCCCGGCCGAGCTGCCAGGTCCCGCCCTGCACTGAGACTCAGCCAATTGATCACCCCTGTCCCGCCGGGCACATCCCTGACTGCCCATCCATCTGCTCCCCAGGCCCCTGGGACATggggcagctcagccccacccccagcccccagacAGGGCACAATACCCCTTGCACACCCAACTGTCACCCCACGTGTCACCTGCAGGGCCGGGGTACCCCTGGGGTCACCTCCATGGCCTGCCTCCACTCCCCTGATGGGAAGAAGAGCAGTGGAGACCTctctggggctctggggggatGCAGCCACATGGAGCAGTACGGGGGTGCTGGGACTGTCACACTCCATGCCATGGAGACAAGCCACGGTGGCATTTGCCAGGCTGAGGGGGCCACAAACcccctgggcaggagggagctgccagAGGAACTCACACAGCAGCTATGCAGTgggaagaggaagcagcaggagcgTGGTGTGGGGTAGGGGGGAAGGAAGAGGATGTTGCTTTGGCCATCAAGAGGCCATAGGACTGGCAGGACCTCGAGCCCTGGGGATGGTGGCAGCTGGGAGGGTCaggcagggatggcagcagggctgcagccccctGGGTATCCCGAATCCCCCCATGCCTTGTCCCACACTGTCATTCTGCTTTGCTCTTGCTCCCTGGGAAGAGGAACCGAGAGggtgcacagcccagcctggtgCCACCGAGGTTCCTCTGTCACCCTGTGGCTCTGGAGATCCCTTGTACCAGCAGGAAAACGTAGGCATGAGGTAGCTGCAGCGCAGAAGGGGAAGGTGGCTCACCAGGACACAGGACCTGGAGCTGGGTTCCCATCCCATGTCCAGGACTCCACAGACCTGGGGAGGGGACAAGAGGCC is drawn from Poecile atricapillus isolate bPoeAtr1 chromosome 24, bPoeAtr1.hap1, whole genome shotgun sequence and contains these coding sequences:
- the FGR gene encoding tyrosine-protein kinase Fgr, with translation MGAHPAPCRAHGPSVPQAVPGMGCVPCKEKGAGKGQAGGEGGSLQPPASQYDPDPTQPGAAFTRIPDFNNFQGPAVPLAPSFAEPGGFTSNVLQTRSGGIAGGGVTLFIALYDYEARTEDDLSFQKGEKFHIINNTGDWWEARSLSSGATGYIPSNYVAPVDSIQAEEWYFGKIGRKDAERQLLCHTNCRGTFLIRESETTKGAYSLSIRDWDEAKGDHVKHYKIRKLDSGGYYITTRAQFSTVQQLVQHYIERAAGLCCRLAVPCHKGTPKLADLSVKTKDVWEIPRESLQLLKKLGNGQFGEVWMEYNDGLCHLLTHPCPAVKPQTLGLAKDAWEIARESITLDGKLGMGCFGAVWMGTWNGTTKVAVKTLKPGTMSPEAFLEEAQIMKRLRHDKLVQLYAVVSEEPIYIVTEFMSQGSLLDFLKDGDGRYLKLPQLVDMAAQIAAGMAYIERMNYIHRDLRAANILVGDNLVCKIADFGLARLIEDDEYTARQGAKFPIKWTAPEAALFGRFTIKSDVWSFGILLTELVTKGRVPYPGMNNREVLEQVERGYRMQCPGSCPPSLHEVMVQCWKREPEERPTFEYLQSFLEDYFTATEPQYQPGDNQ